The DNA window CGTGCCTCGAACCGAGTCCCCGGCCCTTACTCACCATAACCCGGATTTTTCGGTCGTGTCTTGGGGCGGGATGGCGACTCAGCGGCGGAGCATTGTCAATCGCGACGATGGGCGTGAATCGGCCGGAGTGGTGGGCTGTAAATTCATCGCCGGTCTGCTTGGCCGGCGGGCAGGTTCTTCACCCTGTAAGCTGCTTGGTATTCAGATACCCCAAATCTCCTGAATAAACCAAGTTTGCACTTTTAGGGGTAAGCTTGCTAATTCGGCGGCAAGGCGTCGCAAATACGAAAATTCGGCCGGCAAAGAGATTGCGGCATCCGGTCCAATTGGCACACAAGCAAGGTTGCGACGTTCTGAAAATGACTATCAGCACCCGCCATCTTGTCATCGCCACTGCCTTCGCGGTCCTGGCGTGTGGCCTCGGCGGCTGCGGAACCATCAACGAAAAGCTCGCAGACGGATTAGCAGATTACGTCCCCCTGTGGGCCGGTGGTTTGCCTGCCGACGCTCCGCCCCGCCCCGGCACCGCGAAATACGATGAGTTCATGCGAGAGCGGGAAAAAAAGCGCCTGGAACCTGCAGCGGCGAAGGATGAGGCGGCCAGGTCAGACTCGTCATCATTGGAACCAGTGCACTAGCGTGTGCTGACCCTTCTCAATCAACAACAATGGACCGCGAAGATCTGCTTGGCAATTGTGTGGATTGTCAGCGATGCTCTATCGTGGGGAAGCGCTTCGATGGAGCGATTCAAATTTGCACGGGAGGCAAGGGGCAGGTGGACGCAAAAACCCAGACCGAGCAAGGGAAAAGTCTGGTCATAGGTGGCACCGGCCTGGTCGGCGGCTATATCGTCGAGCACCTCCTGCGTGTCAACCAGCGGCCGTTCGTCTTGTCGAGGTCGCCGCAGGGCGGGCCGGGGGTTGATTGGTTCCGTGGAGATCTGGAGAAGCCAGAGACGCTGAATTTCCCACCGTTTGCCACCCTGTATTGTACCGCTGACGCCGTTCTCCTGGCGAACGCGCTTCCGCGGCTCTTAAATCTGTCATTGAAGCGAGTTGTCGCATTCAGCTCGACCAGCGTCATGACAAAACAGGACACGGAAGTTGCCAGCGAGCGGGCCACGATCAAGCGACTCGCCGACGCAGAGCAAAGGATCGCGGCGGAATGTGAGCAGCAGAACGTTAGCTGGACGATACTGCGCCCCACCCTGATCTACGCTGAGGGTCGCGATACCAATATCACGCCGTTGTCGCGGCTTATCCGCCGATTCGGTTTCATGCCGCTTGTCGGGCAAGCATCCGGCTTGCGGCAGCCGGTGCACGCGGAAGATCTGGCAATCGGAGCCCTCGCCGCCGCATCGAGCCGCGCCGCCGTCAACAAGATCTATTCGCTGCCGGGCGGGGAAACGCTCTCGTACCGGGAAATGATCGGCCGAATTTTTGACGCACTGCGATTGCCCAGGCGCACTATCTCCGTGCCCTCTTTTCTTTGGAGAGCCGGCTTTGTTCTGGCGAAGCCGCTTTTTCCGAGCGCAAATGTAGCGATGGGCACCCGCATGATGAAAGACATGGCATTCGATCCAGGACCTGCAATTCGGGACTTCGGCTGGAGCCCGCGGAATTTCAAACCCGTATTCGACTAGCAGCAGTTCCCGCGAACAGGTTGCCCCCGGGCTCCTCAATCCACGAACACCACGGTCTTGCGCCGTTGAGGATCACGCGGTCCTCCAGGTGATAGCGTATCGCACGCGCCAGCACGCGGCGTTCGATGTCGCGTCCCTTGCGGACGAGATCGTCGGGCGTGTCGCGATGGCTGATGCGCTCGACGTCCTGGTCGATGATCGGGCCCTCATCGAGGTCGCTGGTGACGTAATGCGCGGTGGCACCGATCAGTTTGACGCCGCGCTCGTGCGCCTGATGGTAGGGCCGCGCGCCCTTGAAGCCCGGCAGGAACGAGTGATGGATGTTGATGCAGCGCCCCGAAAGCTTCGCCGACATCTCGTCCGAGAGGATTTGCATGTAGCGCGCAAGCACGACGAGATCGGTTTTTGTCTGCCCGGCCAAATCCCAGA is part of the Bradyrhizobium erythrophlei genome and encodes:
- a CDS encoding NAD-dependent epimerase/dehydratase family protein; its protein translation is MDREDLLGNCVDCQRCSIVGKRFDGAIQICTGGKGQVDAKTQTEQGKSLVIGGTGLVGGYIVEHLLRVNQRPFVLSRSPQGGPGVDWFRGDLEKPETLNFPPFATLYCTADAVLLANALPRLLNLSLKRVVAFSSTSVMTKQDTEVASERATIKRLADAEQRIAAECEQQNVSWTILRPTLIYAEGRDTNITPLSRLIRRFGFMPLVGQASGLRQPVHAEDLAIGALAAASSRAAVNKIYSLPGGETLSYREMIGRIFDALRLPRRTISVPSFLWRAGFVLAKPLFPSANVAMGTRMMKDMAFDPGPAIRDFGWSPRNFKPVFD